CGCCATTTGGGATGTTCTGTGCCAGCGAGAAGAGGGCTAGCAGCCAGGTCTTTGGGTCTAGGAGACACTCGCGCACTTGGTACCATTTGATCGTTTTATCCTCCATGCCGGTATTATTGTCCTTGACGCGCTCGAGACAGACGAACTTCTCGCGGTCGGAGAAATACCAGCACTGGACTGGCGAGTCGGGCAGGAATACCCAGAGCACCGCGGCCCAGAGCATCGAGAACCCACCCaggacgaggaaaagaagtCTCCATGGACTGAGAGATGTATTTGTCTGCCCGATGCCGTAGCTGACCAGGCCCGCGAAGACCGACGAGAGCTGGTTGAACCAGAAGGCGACGCGGATGGGCTGCTCGCTGGTCTTCCACCACATGACGGTGAGGATACTGGAGATAGGAAACGCAGTGGCCTCGAGCATCCCCATGAGAAAGCGCACTGTCGCGAGGCCAGCGAAGTTCTGCGTCGCTGCTGTGCAGAGCATCAGCACGGCCCAGCCGAAGACCATGCTGGCGTAGAGCTTTGCGACCGGGAGGCGCTGGATCAGCAGGGCGGAGGGATACTCGAAGACCAGGTAGCCAAAGTAGAAGATGGAGCCGACCCAGGAGTACTGGTTCCCTGTGAGATGGGTGTCTGTTTCCATGCCGTAGATTGCTGCGTTGGAGATGATGACTttgtcgacggcggcgaggacgacggtGGTCATGATCAGGGGAATCAGAATGAGATCGATCTTCCAGAGCACTCGAcgggcttcttctggggACACGGGGGCGTGAGTTATGGCTGTATCGAGACGAGCGAGGAATTGGGCGGCGACATCGTGCTGGTTGAGAATCTCTCCTGCTTGTGTGTCGTGGTCGTCCTGTTTCGTGTCTGCCATATTGATATACTCCGAGAAGGTGATATACAGTGATATACAGTGATATACAGTGATATAGTATAAGTTGGAGGGAGACACCTATAAATGGACAGAGACTTTCCAGATAACATCCCTGTTTATCCTGTCCCTGTTTTATCCTTATCTCAATGACTCGCCATCTCAGCACGAGGGGAAGGTCGGAACGAGCAATGATAAACATATCAAGACCCCTCACGCTCAGTCTCACCCGCGGTATTGCTCCAATAGCGATCTCTCCAATACTTGGCAATCTCCAATATCCAATATAAGAACAGCCGGCGACTCCCAACTGCACTCCCACAACCACACCATGTCTCCCCACAAGCTAGACGGCCTGAGCATCAAGATCGCCATCGGTATGTCACAGTATCACAACCAACTATAACTATTGTATATTAACAAGATAGATCGCGGCGGCACATTCACCGACTGCCTCGGGATAATCCCCGGCCAGTCCGACATCGTGGTGAAGCTCCTCTCGCAAGACCCAGCAAACTACGCCGACGCCCCAATCGAGGGGATAAGACGCATCCTCTCGCAAGCAACAGGCAAAACCATCCCCCGTGATGAAAAGCTCTCGCTGGCTGATTTCGCGTCTAGCAGTATCCGCATGGGCACGACGGTTGCGACGAATGCCCTGCTGGAGCGGAAGGGTGAGCGCCATGCATTGCTGATTACGAAGGGATTCAAGGATGCGCTGCGGATTGGGACGCAGTCGAGGCCGAAGCTGTTTGCGTTGAATATTCAACGGCCGGATGTGTTGTATGAGGaggtggttgaggttgatgagaGGGTCACTGTGGAGGATTATCAGCAGAATCCAGCGCCGGATAAGGAGGGACTGCAGCGGGCTTTGGAGTCTGATTCTGATTTGAGAAAAGGGGTCAGTGGTGAGGTTATTAGAGTGCTGGAGGCCTTGGATGAAGACAAAACGAGAGAAAGTCTACAGAAATTGTATGACAAGAGATATCGCTCGGTTGCGGTGTGCTTGGTCCATGCGTATACGTTTCAAGAGCACGAGCTGGCCATCGAGCGGATTGCAAGGGAGATTGGCTTCACGCAGATTTCTCTCTCCAGTCAGCTACTGCCGATGATTAAGATGACCTCTCGCGGTGCGTCAGCTACTGCGGATGCGTACTTGACGCCGGTCATTCAGCGATATATCCAGGGATTTCGAGAGGGATTCAAGGATGGATTGCGCTCGGCGGACACGCGATGTGAATTCATGCAGAGTGATGGAGGGCTGGCTACATTT
The nucleotide sequence above comes from Aspergillus puulaauensis MK2 DNA, chromosome 3, nearly complete sequence. Encoded proteins:
- a CDS encoding uncharacterized protein (COG:G;~EggNog:ENOG410QDIM;~InterPro:IPR020846,IPR011701,IPR036259;~PFAM:PF07690;~TransMembrane:12 (i53-73o93-114i126-145o151-172i181-200o212-232i281-305o317-338i345-363o375-393i405-426o438-460i);~go_function: GO:0022857 - transmembrane transporter activity [Evidence IEA];~go_process: GO:0055085 - transmembrane transport [Evidence IEA]), which encodes MADTKQDDHDTQAGEILNQHDVAAQFLARLDTAITHAPVSPEEARRVLWKIDLILIPLIMTTVVLAAVDKVIISNAAIYGMETDTHLTGNQYSWVGSIFYFGYLVFEYPSALLIQRLPVAKLYASMVFGWAVLMLCTAATQNFAGLATVRFLMGMLEATAFPISSILTVMWWKTSEQPIRVAFWFNQLSSVFAGLVSYGIGQTNTSLSPWRLLFLVLGGFSMLWAAVLWVFLPDSPVQCWYFSDREKFVCLERVKDNNTGMEDKTIKWYQVRECLLDPKTWLLALFSLAQNIPNGGLVTFSAIIVNGLGYSRLVTTVLGIPTGVLATVWQILLGFIVAYIPNSRCAIIAIADLVPMVCAVLMWKLPRENTNGLLAAYYVFYTYWAPYVLSTSLPMANTSGHSKKLTMNAIFFLAYCVGNIIGPQAFQEDDAPTYSKGYEGLLACLVVAIFSIGAYGLLCWRENRRRDRKQERDGDTVTEESAFSDLTDKEKKGFRYTY